Genomic window (Halalkalicoccus subterraneus):
TATCCGGTCGAATCCGACCGACGGCGGTTCGTCAAGGGCGTTGTCGGCGCGGCGGCGATCGCCGGGATCGGTTCGACGGGTGCAGCGGCAGTCAACACCGCGACTCCGCCCACGGGCGCGGGCGGTGGAATCACTCCCTTCATGGGCATCGAACAGGTCGCGGGTCCCGCCCCACGAGGGATGCCGGTCATCCCCGTCGAGGTCGACGACCAGGGCGTCATCAGCGGCCGATGGCCGGAAGTCGTCGAGGAAACGGTCCAGGGACAGACGACCTATCTGGCCGAGGAGGACCTCGGCGGGATCACCTACACCTCACAGTGGTTCCAGTACTGTGGGAAACAGACCTCGCCGGCGTTGCTCCCGCGGGCGGATATGAACAACCAGTTCCTCTCGTCGGGTCAATCCCAGTACGAGTGGCAGTCGGAGCTCGAGGAAGGGGCACCGCTCAACATCTCGGATTTCGACGACTACGAGGAGTGGGGCAACGGGATCGGTAGCGACGGAATCGGAAAGCCCGGTCTTGCGACGTGGCGTTCGGAGGGGCTCGAACCCGCGGACACCCTTCAGGCGATCGTCATTCGCAGTCCGCAGGTAGAGGAGGCCGCCCAGAACGACGAGTTCCTCCAGGCGGCCACCCAGGACGGCGTCCTCGCGTATCTCAACGTCTGTACGCACTTCTGTTGCGTTCCCGGTTTCAAGGTCTCCGAGACGGCCGATCAGATCGGTCGAGGGGACAACGTCTACTGTCAGTGTCACCAGTCGATCTA
Coding sequences:
- a CDS encoding ubiquinol-cytochrome c reductase iron-sulfur subunit; translated protein: MSSNEDKYPVESDRRRFVKGVVGAAAIAGIGSTGAAAVNTATPPTGAGGGITPFMGIEQVAGPAPRGMPVIPVEVDDQGVISGRWPEVVEETVQGQTTYLAEEDLGGITYTSQWFQYCGKQTSPALLPRADMNNQFLSSGQSQYEWQSELEEGAPLNISDFDDYEEWGNGIGSDGIGKPGLATWRSEGLEPADTLQAIVIRSPQVEEAAQNDEFLQAATQDGVLAYLNVCTHFCCVPGFKVSETADQIGRGDNVYCQCHQSIYDPLTVLEQSFLSFPQPDDVILPEGAGGGGGSGNESSGGNESSSGNESGSGNESSGGNESGGGNESSGEGQ